In one window of Bacteroidales bacterium DNA:
- a CDS encoding ComEC family competence protein — protein sequence MLNKSNHSSSAFKNRFLSGIIINVLIFLTGALLLSVNTKKTFEYIGEEIISEAIITEPATEKANSYKTVITLKNYCLNDRNYSSDKNIIVYLEKSEPAKALEYGDKIIFKSIINEVGTSGNPNEFNYQEFLLRRGIAGQTYIKAKNWQLKAKDEGSFIFRFAYKARNTLAGIYKKFHISGQESAVLQALTLGDKSELDTETRQSYVSSGAMHILAVSGLHVGILFFLFNFFLKILDKLKYRNINYGSWLKAVFIISLLWAFALLSGLSPSVRRAAVMFTFVILGQAMKRRIDIYNSLAASAFVLLIIDPYQITSVGFQLSYCAVLSIVFFQPKIADLFVIKNKILYYIWSLTAVSIAAQIGTFPFSLYYFNIFPNLFFITNIFVIPLATGIIYAAVFLLIFSAIPIVSNVFAYLLKYLVIALNSSVELVEKIPFSHTENIPFSSFDIVFAYSLIISISFYLIYKNARSLQLSLAIVAVWISINSIYKIYVNSNPELIVYNIKGETAINILDKNNYLISNSTILNDQKIKYGPMNHWLHKGNVNYELIDISSTKFENNTLKKAKNCLLFYNKALIIINDRKQILYQTDNKLDIDYIILSKNTEVNISEVKNLYNAGVIIFDSSNNFYKVEKWKKECTELKQKCYSVIENGAFIKEL from the coding sequence TTGCTAAACAAATCAAATCACTCTTCTTCAGCATTTAAGAACAGATTTTTATCGGGAATAATTATTAACGTTTTAATTTTTCTTACCGGAGCGTTGTTACTTTCAGTAAATACAAAAAAAACTTTTGAGTATATCGGAGAAGAGATAATTTCAGAAGCAATTATTACAGAACCCGCAACAGAAAAAGCTAATAGTTACAAAACAGTTATTACACTTAAAAACTACTGCCTGAACGACCGGAATTATTCATCAGATAAAAATATAATCGTTTATCTTGAAAAATCAGAACCTGCAAAAGCATTAGAATACGGAGATAAAATAATCTTTAAAAGCATAATAAATGAAGTCGGAACTTCGGGAAACCCGAATGAATTTAATTATCAAGAATTCCTGTTAAGAAGAGGTATAGCCGGACAAACATATATCAAAGCAAAAAATTGGCAATTAAAAGCAAAAGATGAAGGTTCATTTATATTCAGATTTGCATATAAAGCAAGGAATACACTTGCCGGCATATACAAAAAGTTTCACATCAGCGGACAAGAATCAGCTGTTTTGCAAGCCTTAACTTTGGGAGATAAAAGCGAGTTAGACACAGAAACGAGACAATCATATGTCTCATCCGGAGCCATGCATATTCTTGCAGTTTCCGGACTTCATGTCGGGATTTTGTTTTTTCTTTTCAACTTCTTTTTAAAAATTTTAGATAAACTAAAATACCGAAATATTAATTACGGAAGTTGGTTGAAAGCTGTTTTTATAATTTCACTGTTATGGGCTTTTGCTCTTTTATCGGGATTATCGCCGTCAGTCAGACGGGCTGCGGTAATGTTTACTTTTGTAATATTAGGCCAAGCTATGAAAAGGCGAATTGACATCTATAACTCCTTAGCAGCTTCGGCTTTTGTGCTTCTAATTATTGATCCGTACCAAATTACATCTGTCGGATTCCAACTTTCATATTGTGCAGTTCTGTCTATTGTTTTTTTTCAACCGAAAATAGCTGATTTGTTTGTAATTAAAAACAAAATACTGTACTATATATGGTCTTTAACAGCTGTCTCAATAGCAGCACAAATAGGCACGTTTCCCTTTTCTTTATATTATTTCAACATTTTCCCGAACTTATTTTTTATAACAAACATCTTTGTTATTCCTTTGGCTACCGGAATTATTTATGCAGCTGTGTTTCTGCTGATTTTCTCTGCAATACCGATTGTTTCAAATGTATTTGCATATCTTCTCAAATATTTAGTAATAGCTCTTAATTCTTCTGTAGAACTTGTTGAAAAAATACCCTTTTCTCATACCGAAAATATTCCGTTCTCATCATTTGATATTGTATTTGCATATTCTTTAATAATCTCAATATCATTTTATCTTATTTATAAAAATGCAAGAAGTCTCCAATTAAGTTTAGCAATAGTTGCTGTATGGATAAGCATTAATTCAATATATAAAATCTATGTGAATTCAAATCCTGAACTTATAGTTTACAATATTAAAGGTGAAACAGCAATAAATATTTTGGATAAAAACAATTATTTGATAAGTAACAGCACAATATTAAATGATCAAAAGATAAAATACGGACCGATGAATCATTGGCTGCATAAGGGAAATGTGAATTATGAATTAATTGATATTTCTTCGACAAAATTCGAAAATAATACACTTAAAAAAGCAAAAAATTGTCTTTTGTTTTATAATAAAGCACTCATAATTATTAATGACAGAAAACAAATTCTTTATCAAACCGACAACAAGCTTGATATAGATTATATTATATTATCAAAAAATACAGAAGTAAATATCTCTGAAGTAAAAAATCTTTATAATGCCGGTGTAATAATATTTGACTCTTCAAATAATTTTTATAAAGTTGAAAAATGGAAAAAAGAATGTACTGAATTAAAGCAAAAATGTTATTCGGTAATTGAAAACGGAGCATTTATTAAAGAGTTGTGA
- a CDS encoding LytTR family DNA-binding domain-containing protein, which produces MLKIFIAEDEIKTLNSIKNVIENYCPETILSGFAQTVEDAVLFLSENKVDLVLFDISFPDGTSFDILKQLKSYNFNIIFITAHEEFALQAIKFSAADFLLKPLNPKELIASIQKLQNKNQEKLQNQLMIETLLTNLNTSRKSFKKIVLKTAERIQVVEIKNIIRCESDSSYTSFFLTDNRKIIVSKPLKEYDGMLSDVGFIRTHKSHLVNINFIASYEKSSGGYIVMKDKSNISVSVRKREFVLDTLNKL; this is translated from the coding sequence ATGTTAAAAATTTTTATTGCCGAAGATGAAATAAAAACGCTTAATTCAATAAAAAATGTTATTGAGAATTATTGTCCGGAGACGATATTATCCGGATTTGCTCAAACAGTTGAAGATGCAGTTTTATTTTTATCAGAAAATAAAGTTGATCTTGTATTGTTTGATATCAGTTTTCCTGACGGTACAAGTTTTGATATTCTCAAACAACTAAAATCTTATAATTTCAATATTATTTTTATAACAGCCCATGAGGAGTTTGCTTTGCAGGCAATAAAATTCAGTGCAGCAGATTTTCTGTTAAAACCCCTTAATCCGAAAGAACTTATTGCATCAATACAAAAACTTCAGAATAAAAATCAAGAAAAATTGCAAAATCAATTAATGATTGAAACATTATTAACAAATTTAAATACTTCGAGAAAATCTTTTAAAAAAATTGTACTAAAAACAGCTGAGAGAATTCAAGTGGTTGAGATAAAGAATATTATTAGATGCGAGTCTGACAGTTCATATACAAGCTTTTTTCTGACTGATAACAGAAAAATTATTGTTTCAAAACCGTTAAAAGAATATGACGGAATGTTGTCTGATGTAGGATTTATCAGAACACATAAATCTCATTTGGTAAATATTAATTTTATTGCAAGCTATGAAAAATCAAGCGGCGGATATATCGTTATGAAAGATAAATCAAATATTTCTGTTTCTGTAAGAAAGAGAGAATTTGTTTTGGATACACTTAATAAATTATAG
- a CDS encoding tetratricopeptide repeat protein encodes MRIIYKKLSILFLFLLIISFHNYASLNDSIPDYIKNITDTSQIIKIINYAKKTATFDKDSASTLFILAENAAKSLGNEEMIIVSLFEHGYHLFRNGEHDEAFRKLQQSYDKSFQLNYEKYLYLSKMYLGLIYLFKSNYNLATDYFLQCLEYFERQKDYKAIAGIYLNLTYIQVEQKDLKKAEEYANLSYEYAILAKCDEYISKSLLNIGEMYFLKSEYYEAINYYRQSLSLAEKINYEDFKITIFLNIGETYTELNMLDSALIYAEKVVNYKKYNDASIFILPKGCLLLSEIYELKKNYKRAKNYAYKALKHSDSAKVYQFSATAYDYLSRIYAKTGDYETAFKYKEIYTKIHDSIFTEEKYRIQNDLEVVYENSKKQKTIDELSKENEIRKLKNQRSSLLIYILIFILLLAIFIALLFIKQNRNRAKRKSIELEQKLLRTQMNPHFIFNSISSIQDFILNNNPLEASSYLSDFAKLMRAILTNSSDNFISLKNEIETVEHYLKLQHLRMSDKFDYKIIVSELIDKEGYKVPPMLMQPFIENSIIHGIMKKDDGKGLITVSYSLNSGFLIMETQDNGIGRKSSKEHNSSNHQSKAVDITIQRINLLSKKYKQNITFEIIDLKDNDNNPSGTLVRFMLPII; translated from the coding sequence ATGAGAATAATATATAAAAAGTTATCAATTTTATTTTTATTCCTGCTTATCATCTCTTTTCATAATTATGCTTCCTTAAATGACAGTATTCCCGATTATATAAAAAATATTACCGATACTTCGCAAATAATAAAAATTATTAACTATGCAAAAAAGACAGCAACTTTTGATAAAGATTCTGCATCAACACTTTTTATATTAGCTGAAAACGCAGCAAAAAGTCTTGGGAATGAAGAAATGATAATAGTTAGTTTATTTGAACATGGTTATCATTTATTTCGTAACGGTGAACATGATGAAGCATTTAGGAAACTACAACAATCATATGATAAGTCTTTTCAATTAAACTATGAAAAATACCTGTATTTATCGAAAATGTATCTGGGGTTAATTTATTTATTCAAGTCAAATTATAATTTGGCAACTGACTATTTTTTGCAATGTTTAGAATATTTTGAAAGGCAAAAGGATTATAAAGCAATTGCAGGTATATACTTAAATTTAACTTATATTCAAGTAGAACAAAAAGATTTAAAAAAAGCGGAAGAATATGCAAACTTATCATATGAATACGCAATTTTAGCAAAATGTGATGAGTATATATCAAAGTCTCTTCTTAATATTGGTGAAATGTATTTTTTAAAGTCTGAATATTATGAAGCAATAAATTATTACAGACAATCATTGAGTCTTGCCGAAAAAATTAATTATGAAGATTTTAAAATTACAATATTTTTAAATATCGGAGAAACATATACAGAATTAAATATGTTAGACAGTGCCTTAATTTATGCAGAAAAAGTTGTTAACTATAAAAAATATAATGATGCAAGTATTTTTATATTACCGAAAGGCTGTCTTCTGTTAAGTGAAATTTATGAATTAAAAAAGAATTATAAAAGAGCGAAGAATTATGCTTATAAAGCATTAAAACACTCTGATTCTGCAAAAGTGTATCAGTTTAGTGCAACGGCATATGATTATTTGTCTCGTATATATGCAAAAACAGGAGATTATGAAACAGCTTTTAAATACAAGGAAATTTATACAAAAATACATGACAGTATATTTACAGAAGAAAAATACAGAATTCAAAATGATTTAGAAGTTGTTTATGAAAACTCTAAAAAACAGAAAACAATTGATGAGTTATCTAAAGAAAATGAAATCAGAAAGTTAAAAAATCAAAGATCATCTTTATTAATATATATATTGATTTTTATTTTGCTGCTTGCAATTTTTATTGCACTATTATTTATTAAGCAGAATAGAAACAGGGCAAAACGCAAGTCAATTGAACTTGAACAAAAACTGCTGAGGACACAAATGAATCCGCATTTTATTTTTAATTCAATATCGTCAATTCAAGATTTTATTTTGAATAATAATCCTTTAGAAGCAAGTTCATATTTATCTGATTTTGCAAAATTAATGCGTGCGATTTTGACAAATTCATCCGATAATTTTATTTCATTGAAAAATGAGATTGAAACAGTTGAGCATTATCTTAAACTTCAGCATTTACGTATGTCAGACAAATTTGATTACAAGATAATTGTATCTGAACTTATTGACAAAGAAGGTTATAAAGTCCCTCCTATGTTAATGCAGCCCTTTATTGAAAATTCAATTATTCACGGAATTATGAAAAAAGACGACGGGAAAGGATTGATTACTGTTTCGTACAGTTTAAACAGCGGTTTTTTAATTATGGAAACACAAGATAACGGAATAGGAAGAAAAAGCTCAAAAGAACATAATAGTTCAAATCATCAATCTAAAGCAGTTGACATCACTATTCAAAGAATAAATTTACTCTCTAAAAAATACAAGCAAAATATAACTTTTGAAATCATTGACCTTAAAGATAATGATAATAATCCTTCCGGTACATTGGTGCGTTTTATGCTTCCGATAATATAA
- a CDS encoding CHAT domain-containing protein has protein sequence MKKLLFILLFLTVNFTLLFSQNITTDTTSAAENYKKGKDCYNIMLFDSAFTFFQNASDIYKEYKLWNKYLYAESEKASCKSLNFDSDEAFKIINNAFKKTENLVKQNSSAYAFALFHKGKIFHNMNLPDSALGYYEQALKIRENIYKTDNRELADSYYYLNKIYFSFYDLEKAMYYNTKALKIAEKLYEEDNSLIINILNDKGLIELYSMKHREAEKIFEHTLKLTQNKFGSDNFENIYALSYLGLVYQDLGDYDKAIENQKEVLRLSINNLGSEHYYCGTAYQNLANAYNHKMQNDIAIDYAKKAISIFTNVFGEKSEDVADAIGNLGVIYSDIKDVDNGLIYLNESLKIFKEIKGEDSYDVSRIYQSIAAMYQDAGDYKKAEHYNSISLELKKKNIKDDHYSLAQLYSNMGILETLMKNYDKALEFFKKAEPIFIKNYGFKSVNMAILYNNMGDNYKFAGNIENSIKCYQKALVLNHKTFKDTFNIFNFPKSEGFYSWHDLLIPILAKAEIFLIFPERFNTISVKKCFEISLNHYKVCDTIISRIKLSTCSKEDKIFIASKSINIYKGIVETCMKLVDLSVNEQEKRKYSDLAFLYSEKNKTSVLLEALAGAEAQKFAGIPDSLLKIEKNLQIDISYYKKLIAESPDSIEEIDYFNKLFKLNRDYDTLIFVLEKQYPKYHDLKYSGYKIHISDLQKSLDKKTVLISYFLTDSFTIIYFISNKKFYVEKVPKNENLIKQVFNFRENISNADFLQDAYSSNDNRIVKEYIKDAYELYDQLFPDKIRKLLKGSLFSKIKNLIIIPDGQLSTMPFEALHSQKYTTSWTDWENTDYFSEMPYLVKDYNISYSYSGNLFYKTNPKTTDKPEFQNISDWLALAPVFDNDSISGTNLRTRKLIEKNSTDQSGNLNTRAWLRDGSYITPLPGSEEETKEIFNIFESNNKKAILKTHKFANEEFVKSGVLKDFKYLHIATHGMVNEDKPELSCILLAQDTTSTEDNILFSGEIYNLELNADLTVLSACETGLGKIAEGEGVIGLTRALLYAGSKNIIVSLWQVSDESTNQLMVDFYSNFLNKKTPPLKGAGGMFAEHLSKSKLKLIKEGKYAHPFFWSPFVLIGK, from the coding sequence ATGAAAAAATTATTATTTATTTTATTATTTCTTACAGTTAATTTCACTCTTCTGTTTAGTCAAAATATTACAACTGATACAACTTCTGCAGCTGAAAATTATAAAAAAGGAAAAGACTGTTATAATATCATGCTTTTTGATTCTGCATTTACATTTTTCCAAAACGCTTCCGATATTTATAAAGAATATAAGTTATGGAATAAATATTTGTATGCTGAATCTGAAAAAGCAAGTTGTAAAAGCCTGAATTTTGATTCTGACGAAGCTTTTAAGATAATCAATAATGCATTCAAGAAGACCGAAAATTTAGTTAAACAAAACAGTTCGGCTTATGCATTTGCATTGTTTCATAAAGGAAAAATATTCCATAATATGAATTTACCGGATTCTGCATTAGGGTATTATGAACAAGCTTTAAAGATCAGAGAAAATATTTATAAGACTGATAACAGAGAATTAGCAGATTCCTATTATTATTTAAATAAAATATATTTTTCTTTTTATGATCTTGAGAAAGCTATGTATTACAATACTAAAGCATTGAAAATTGCAGAGAAATTGTATGAAGAAGATAATTCTTTAATCATAAATATTTTAAATGATAAAGGTTTGATTGAATTATACAGTATGAAACATCGTGAAGCAGAGAAGATTTTTGAACATACATTAAAGCTGACTCAAAATAAATTTGGTTCTGATAATTTTGAAAATATTTATGCGCTTTCTTACCTCGGATTAGTATATCAAGATTTAGGCGATTATGATAAAGCCATTGAAAATCAGAAAGAAGTATTAAGACTGTCAATCAATAATTTGGGTAGTGAGCATTATTATTGCGGCACGGCATATCAAAATTTAGCTAATGCATATAATCATAAAATGCAGAATGATATTGCAATTGATTATGCAAAAAAAGCAATTTCTATTTTCACTAATGTTTTTGGTGAAAAAAGTGAAGATGTTGCTGATGCAATAGGAAATTTAGGTGTGATCTATAGTGATATAAAAGATGTTGACAACGGTTTAATATATTTAAATGAATCTTTGAAAATTTTTAAAGAAATAAAAGGTGAAGACAGTTATGATGTTTCAAGGATTTATCAAAGTATTGCTGCTATGTATCAAGATGCCGGTGATTATAAGAAAGCTGAACATTACAATAGTATAAGTCTGGAATTAAAGAAAAAAAATATTAAGGATGACCATTACAGTTTGGCACAGCTCTATTCAAATATGGGAATTCTTGAAACGCTTATGAAAAATTATGACAAAGCTTTGGAGTTTTTTAAAAAAGCAGAACCTATCTTTATTAAAAATTATGGCTTTAAAAGTGTAAATATGGCTATCCTGTATAATAATATGGGTGATAATTATAAGTTTGCCGGGAATATTGAAAATAGTATAAAATGTTATCAAAAGGCTTTAGTTTTAAATCATAAGACATTTAAAGACACTTTTAATATTTTTAATTTTCCTAAATCTGAAGGATTTTACAGTTGGCATGATTTGTTAATTCCAATTTTGGCTAAAGCTGAAATTTTTTTAATTTTTCCTGAACGTTTCAATACAATTTCCGTAAAGAAATGCTTTGAAATTTCTTTAAACCATTATAAAGTTTGTGATACAATAATAAGCAGAATTAAACTTTCGACATGCTCTAAAGAAGATAAAATTTTTATTGCATCGAAAAGCATTAATATATATAAAGGTATTGTTGAAACATGTATGAAGTTGGTCGATTTGTCTGTTAATGAACAGGAAAAAAGGAAGTATTCAGATCTGGCATTTTTATATTCCGAAAAAAACAAAACATCCGTTCTTCTCGAAGCATTAGCAGGTGCAGAAGCTCAAAAGTTTGCGGGAATACCGGACAGTTTATTGAAAATAGAAAAAAACTTACAAATTGATATTTCATATTATAAAAAACTTATTGCAGAATCTCCTGACAGTATCGAAGAGATTGACTATTTTAATAAATTATTCAAACTAAACAGAGATTACGATACATTAATTTTTGTTTTAGAAAAACAATATCCTAAATATCACGATCTGAAATATTCGGGATATAAAATTCATATATCAGATCTGCAAAAATCATTAGACAAAAAAACCGTTTTAATCAGTTATTTTTTAACCGATAGTTTTACAATAATCTATTTTATTTCAAATAAAAAATTCTATGTGGAGAAAGTTCCGAAAAATGAAAACTTAATAAAACAAGTTTTTAATTTCAGAGAAAATATTTCAAATGCTGACTTTTTACAAGACGCCTATTCAAGTAATGATAACAGAATAGTGAAAGAATATATCAAGGATGCTTATGAATTGTATGATCAATTGTTTCCCGACAAAATCAGAAAGTTGTTAAAAGGCAGTCTTTTTTCAAAAATAAAAAATTTAATCATCATTCCTGACGGTCAACTGTCAACCATGCCTTTTGAGGCATTACATTCTCAAAAATATACTACTTCATGGACTGATTGGGAAAATACAGATTACTTTTCTGAAATGCCGTATTTGGTGAAAGATTATAACATCAGTTATTCATATTCCGGAAATTTGTTTTATAAGACTAACCCTAAAACCACAGACAAACCCGAATTTCAAAATATTAGTGATTGGTTGGCACTTGCACCGGTATTTGATAACGACAGTATTTCAGGAACTAATTTAAGAACAAGAAAATTGATAGAAAAAAACTCAACAGATCAATCCGGAAATTTAAATACACGTGCTTGGTTAAGAGACGGATCATATATTACGCCTTTACCCGGAAGTGAAGAAGAAACTAAAGAAATTTTTAATATTTTTGAAAGTAATAACAAAAAAGCGATTTTAAAAACACACAAATTTGCGAATGAAGAGTTTGTTAAATCCGGAGTTTTAAAAGATTTCAAATATCTTCACATTGCAACACACGGAATGGTCAATGAAGATAAGCCCGAATTATCATGTATTCTTCTCGCCCAAGATACCACAAGTACCGAAGATAATATTTTGTTTTCCGGTGAAATCTATAATTTAGAATTAAATGCAGACTTAACAGTTTTATCAGCATGCGAAACAGGTCTCGGAAAGATTGCAGAAGGAGAGGGAGTAATAGGTTTAACAAGAGCATTGTTATATGCCGGAAGTAAAAATATCATTGTTTCACTGTGGCAAGTATCGGATGAAAGTACCAATCAATTAATGGTTGATTTCTACTCAAATTTCTTGAATAAGAAAACTCCCCCTTTGAAGGGGGCAGGGGGGATGTTTGCAGAACATTTATCAAAATCTAAACTTAAGTTAATAAAAGAGGGCAAATATGCACATCCGTTTTTTTGGAGTCCGTTTGTATTGATTGGGAAATAA